Part of the Tumebacillus sp. BK434 genome is shown below.
GGCGGTCGACCTGACGCTCGCGGGCAGCCACGAGCTGGTGGCACCGACTCGGGCCCGCTTCCCGGAGATGGGCAAGCGTCTGTACCCGGACGGGTACTCCGGCAACGCGGCGGCGGCAAGCGCTGAAAAGGGCGAAGAGCTGCTGCAACTGATCGGAGACCGCATCTTGCAGGAGATCACCAAAATGTGGGAGCTCAACTCGTAACTTTTTGTGACACTTTTTGTGGCGGTCCGATGTTTGACCCGGAGTCAAACGGGGAAAACATAAGGGAAAACAGCTGTCAGGGCGCCTTGAGAAAAGTTGCACATGCTTGCTTGACACTGTATAGACCAGAATGTAAGATTGAAGCGAAGATAGTACGGGTCATTTTTCCCATACCAGGGTTAGGGTATGACAGCAAGATGACTGGCACGATTTTTTGTCAACGGTAGGGAGGTAAGAACTATGAGTGACCAAAAGAACCAGGGGAAAGAAGGACTCTCCCGCCGTCAGTTCCTCACTTATGCATTGGGGGGCACTGGCGCGTTTATGGCAGCTACGATTGCAGCGCCTTTGATTCCGTTCACCCTTGATCCGCTCACTCGCGCCGGCGCAGGCACATTTGTCGACTCAGGCTTGAGTGAAGCTGATGTCAAATCGGATCTGCCGCAGCTGATTGAGTTCAAAGTCCACCGCAAAGACGGCTGGATTGAAGAGAACGCGAAGTACACGGCTTGGGTGATCAAGGACGAGCAGGGCAAGATCCTTGCGATGTCTCCGGTCTGCACCCACCTGGGCTGCCAGGTAGCAGGCACGACCGACCCGAACGGCAACCCGCAGCCGGCAGCAGACGGCAAATGGTGGTTCCATTGCCCGTGCCACGGCGGCCGTTACACCGCCACCGGTGTCAATGACCCGACCAAACCGCCGACTCGTCCGCTCGACTTGTTTGAGACGAAGATCGAAGGCGGCAAAGTAATGATCAGCTCCAAGCTGAACCAGCGTAAAGCGTAATTGACGT
Proteins encoded:
- a CDS encoding ubiquinol-cytochrome c reductase iron-sulfur subunit; translation: MSDQKNQGKEGLSRRQFLTYALGGTGAFMAATIAAPLIPFTLDPLTRAGAGTFVDSGLSEADVKSDLPQLIEFKVHRKDGWIEENAKYTAWVIKDEQGKILAMSPVCTHLGCQVAGTTDPNGNPQPAADGKWWFHCPCHGGRYTATGVNDPTKPPTRPLDLFETKIEGGKVMISSKLNQRKA